In Vibrio gangliei, a single window of DNA contains:
- the yceD gene encoding 23S rRNA accumulation protein YceD translates to MQKVKIPRTVDPAKSAQKRLDYQGIIQVSLLKRLAESTEGVKRDAEVSLSFELDEQRLVVISGKANVEVDLECQRCNEIFAHSCEVEFTCTPYYNEKSEQDAPEEYDLVDLNEYGELDLIKLVEDEFILELPQIAMHDESECSVQSNNLVFGDLPKEVLEEKPNPFDVLKNLKR, encoded by the coding sequence ATGCAAAAGGTAAAAATACCGCGTACAGTGGACCCAGCAAAATCAGCGCAAAAACGCTTGGATTATCAAGGCATAATTCAGGTGAGTTTATTAAAGCGATTAGCCGAGTCAACTGAAGGCGTCAAACGCGACGCAGAAGTATCATTGTCCTTTGAGTTGGATGAACAACGATTAGTCGTTATCTCTGGTAAAGCTAACGTCGAAGTCGATTTAGAATGTCAACGCTGTAATGAGATATTCGCACATTCGTGCGAAGTTGAATTCACTTGTACTCCGTATTACAACGAGAAAAGTGAACAAGACGCACCGGAAGAGTACGATTTGGTAGATCTGAACGAGTACGGTGAGTTGGATCTGATTAAACTAGTTGAAGACGAGTTCATTCTAGAATTACCTCAAATTGCGATGCATGACGAATCTGAATGTAGCGTACAATCAAACAATTTGGTGTTTGGTGATCTTCCAAAAGAAGTTTTAGAAGAAAAACCGAATCCATTTGACGTTTTAAAAAATTTGAAGCGCTAG
- the rpmF gene encoding 50S ribosomal protein L32, producing MAVQKSKKSRSMRGMRRSHDALSTAALSVDATSGETHLRHNVTADGYYRGKKVINK from the coding sequence ATGGCCGTACAAAAGAGCAAAAAATCACGTTCAATGCGTGGCATGCGTCGTTCACACGATGCGCTATCTACAGCAGCATTGTCTGTAGACGCAACTTCAGGTGAAACTCACCTACGTCACAACGTGACTGCTGACGGTTACTACCGTGGCAAAAAGGTTATCAACAAGTAA
- the plsX gene encoding phosphate acyltransferase PlsX has translation MQTITVALDAMGGDFGPRVTVPAAVQALSHFPELKVILVGDREQITKELTHLGFTPTPRLIIKHSERCISNTEKPSLALRNSAGTSMRIALDHVADGMADACVSGGNTGALMALSKFRLKLLPGIERPALVSALPTVSGKKSWMLDLGANVSVDADTLFQFAVMGSALAQVHLPYSPRVAILNVGEEEIKGNDLVKRCSELLSQTKEINYCGYIEGNQLFYDAADVIVCDGFVGNVCLKTCEGVAHLFHQKLKSYFTSSNIKGWIARKLLSHLFNELKTLNPDQYNGASLLGLRGIVIKSHGQADASAMINAIGEAVYEVKQQVPSRISDRLEAVLLERHY, from the coding sequence TTGCAAACTATTACCGTTGCACTTGATGCAATGGGCGGGGATTTCGGTCCTCGCGTAACAGTGCCTGCCGCCGTGCAGGCATTGTCACATTTCCCAGAGCTGAAAGTTATTTTGGTTGGTGATCGTGAACAAATCACGAAAGAACTGACACATCTCGGATTTACTCCGACTCCTCGTCTCATCATTAAACATAGTGAGAGATGCATCTCTAATACCGAAAAACCATCATTAGCATTACGAAATAGCGCGGGTACCTCTATGCGTATCGCACTGGATCATGTCGCTGATGGCATGGCTGATGCGTGTGTCAGTGGCGGTAACACTGGTGCCTTGATGGCTTTATCAAAATTTCGTCTTAAATTATTACCGGGTATTGAGCGTCCCGCTTTAGTGAGTGCTCTGCCTACTGTATCGGGCAAAAAGTCTTGGATGCTTGATCTTGGCGCTAACGTTTCTGTTGATGCAGACACATTGTTCCAGTTTGCCGTAATGGGAAGTGCATTAGCTCAAGTCCACCTTCCTTACTCTCCTAGGGTGGCGATTCTTAACGTTGGTGAAGAAGAAATTAAAGGCAACGATTTGGTTAAACGTTGTTCAGAATTACTTAGTCAAACCAAAGAAATTAATTATTGTGGCTATATTGAAGGAAATCAGCTTTTTTATGATGCCGCAGATGTGATAGTTTGTGACGGGTTTGTCGGTAATGTGTGTTTGAAAACCTGCGAAGGTGTCGCACATTTATTTCATCAAAAATTAAAGAGTTACTTCACGTCGTCTAACATTAAAGGCTGGATTGCTCGAAAATTGCTCTCTCATTTATTTAATGAGTTAAAAACACTGAACCCCGACCAGTATAACGGCGCAAGTTTGTTAGGATTGCGCGGCATTGTTATTAAAAGCCACGGACAAGCTGATGCATCTGCTATGATCAATGCAATTGGTGAAGCAGTGTATGAAGTTAAACAGCAGGTTCCAAGCCGCATAAGCGATCGTTTAGAAGCGGTTTTACTCGAGAGGCACTATTAG
- a CDS encoding beta-ketoacyl-ACP synthase III has protein sequence MNSKILGTGSYLPTQVRTNADLEKMVDTSDEWIVTRTGIRERRISAPDESVADMAYHASVNAIEMAGIDKYDIDLIIVATTSGSHKFPSSACQVQAALGIKGCPAFDVAAACSGFVYALSIADQHIKTGMAKNVLVIGADALSKMCDPEDRSTIILFGDAAGAVVLGASEEPGIISTHLHADGRFGELLSLEEAKRGEYIDAWLHMAGNEVFKVAVTQLSKLVKDTLEANNMAKTELDWLVPHQANLRIISATAKKLAMSLDQVVVTLDRHGNTSAATVPTALDEAVRDGRIKRGQMLLLEAFGGGFTWGSALVKF, from the coding sequence ATGAATAGCAAAATTTTAGGAACAGGTAGCTACCTACCGACCCAAGTGCGTACGAACGCCGATTTAGAGAAAATGGTAGATACTAGTGATGAGTGGATTGTTACTCGTACTGGTATCCGTGAGCGTCGCATCTCCGCCCCTGATGAATCTGTTGCAGATATGGCATATCACGCATCGGTCAACGCGATAGAAATGGCGGGCATTGATAAATATGATATCGACCTGATCATTGTTGCGACTACGAGTGGTAGCCACAAATTTCCGTCTTCTGCTTGCCAAGTTCAAGCCGCTTTAGGCATAAAGGGCTGTCCTGCGTTTGATGTGGCAGCGGCATGTTCAGGCTTTGTTTATGCGCTATCTATTGCCGATCAGCATATAAAGACTGGTATGGCTAAAAACGTGTTAGTGATTGGTGCAGATGCGTTATCAAAAATGTGCGATCCAGAAGATCGTTCAACGATTATTTTGTTTGGTGATGCTGCCGGCGCAGTGGTACTCGGTGCCAGTGAAGAGCCGGGTATTATTTCTACTCATTTACATGCCGATGGTCGTTTTGGTGAGCTATTAAGTTTAGAAGAAGCGAAACGAGGTGAGTATATTGATGCTTGGTTGCACATGGCGGGCAACGAAGTATTTAAGGTTGCAGTCACTCAGTTATCTAAACTAGTGAAAGATACGCTTGAAGCAAATAATATGGCGAAGACTGAATTGGATTGGTTAGTTCCACATCAGGCAAACTTACGTATTATTTCTGCTACTGCCAAAAAGTTAGCTATGTCACTAGATCAAGTCGTTGTGACTCTTGACCGACATGGTAATACTTCTGCCGCTACCGTACCGACAGCACTGGATGAAGCGGTGCGTGATGGACGAATTAAGCGCGGTCAAATGTTGCTTCTTGAAGCATTTGGCGGCGGTTTCACATGGGGCTCTGCCCTCGTCAAATTTTAA
- the fabD gene encoding ACP S-malonyltransferase: MSKFAVVFPGQGSQTVGMLAELGEQFDVVKTTFSEASEALGYDLWALVQDGPAEDLNETFRTQPALLASSVAIWRVWQEVGGEQPELVAGHSLGEYSALVCAGVIDFKEAIKLVALRGELMQQAVPAGVGAMFAIIGLDDDAIAKACEEAAQGEVVSPVNFNSPGQVVIAGNKAAVERAGELCKAAGAKRALPLPVSVPSHCALMKPAADKLAEALESIEFNAPTLPVINNVDVIAETDPAKIKDALVRQLYSPVRWTEGVTAMHEQGVESLLEFGPGKVLTGLTKRIVKALSAQAVNDAASLEAARG; this comes from the coding sequence ATGAGTAAGTTTGCTGTTGTTTTTCCAGGTCAAGGTTCTCAAACTGTTGGTATGTTAGCTGAGCTTGGTGAGCAATTTGATGTTGTTAAAACAACGTTTTCTGAAGCATCTGAAGCACTTGGTTATGATTTGTGGGCGTTAGTACAAGATGGCCCAGCAGAAGATTTAAATGAAACTTTCCGCACTCAGCCTGCATTACTTGCTTCATCTGTCGCCATTTGGCGTGTATGGCAAGAAGTGGGTGGCGAGCAGCCTGAGCTGGTAGCCGGTCACAGCCTTGGCGAATATTCTGCGTTAGTTTGCGCCGGCGTGATTGATTTTAAAGAAGCGATTAAATTAGTGGCTTTACGTGGTGAATTAATGCAGCAAGCTGTGCCGGCAGGTGTTGGCGCTATGTTTGCAATTATTGGCCTCGATGACGATGCTATTGCTAAAGCTTGTGAAGAAGCCGCTCAAGGCGAAGTGGTTTCTCCAGTTAACTTCAACTCACCAGGACAAGTGGTGATTGCGGGTAACAAAGCAGCGGTAGAACGTGCGGGTGAGCTATGTAAAGCAGCTGGTGCTAAGCGTGCACTACCATTACCAGTTTCTGTGCCATCACACTGTGCTCTTATGAAGCCTGCGGCTGACAAACTTGCTGAAGCGCTAGAAAGCATTGAATTCAATGCACCGACATTGCCAGTCATCAACAATGTTGATGTTATTGCAGAAACTGATCCGGCAAAAATTAAAGATGCACTTGTTCGTCAGTTATACAGCCCAGTTCGTTGGACTGAAGGTGTGACGGCAATGCACGAACAAGGTGTTGAATCTCTATTAGAGTTTGGCCCAGGAAAAGTATTAACTGGCTTAACAAAACGAATTGTGAAAGCCCTGAGCGCACAAGCAGTGAATGATGCTGCGTCTCTTGAAGCCGCTCGTGGCTAA
- the fabG gene encoding 3-oxoacyl-ACP reductase FabG: MNLEGKIALVTGASRGIGRAIAELLVERGATVVGTATSESGAQAISDYLGSNGKGLALNVTDADSVAATIKTITDEFGGIDILVNNAGITRDNLLMRMKDDEWQDIMDTNLTSIFRLSKAVLRGMMKKRHGRIVNVGSIVGTMGNAGQANYAAAKAGVIGFTKSMAREVASRGVTVNTVAPGFIETDMTKALNDDQRAVTLSQVPAGRLGDPREIASAVAFLASDEAAYITGETLHVNGGMYMV; this comes from the coding sequence ATGAATCTTGAAGGTAAAATTGCATTAGTTACTGGTGCCAGTCGTGGTATTGGTCGTGCAATCGCAGAACTACTTGTTGAGCGTGGCGCAACGGTTGTTGGTACAGCAACCAGTGAGTCAGGCGCACAAGCAATCAGTGACTACCTTGGTAGTAATGGTAAAGGGTTAGCATTAAATGTTACTGATGCAGACTCAGTGGCAGCAACGATTAAAACCATTACTGATGAATTCGGTGGAATTGACATTTTAGTGAATAATGCCGGTATCACTCGTGATAACTTGTTGATGCGTATGAAAGATGACGAATGGCAAGATATCATGGATACTAACTTAACTTCGATTTTCCGTTTGTCTAAAGCGGTTCTTCGAGGCATGATGAAGAAACGTCATGGTCGTATTGTTAATGTTGGCTCTATAGTGGGCACCATGGGCAATGCGGGTCAAGCTAACTACGCAGCAGCGAAAGCAGGGGTGATTGGCTTTACGAAGTCAATGGCACGTGAAGTCGCTTCTCGTGGTGTGACAGTGAACACAGTTGCACCGGGTTTTATCGAGACTGACATGACAAAAGCACTGAATGATGACCAACGTGCTGTTACACTTTCACAAGTGCCTGCAGGTCGATTAGGTGATCCACGTGAAATTGCTTCAGCTGTTGCCTTCTTAGCATCAGACGAAGCAGCCTACATCACAGGTGAAACACTTCACGTAAATGGTGGTATGTATATGGTCTAA
- the acpP gene encoding acyl carrier protein, whose amino-acid sequence MSNIEERVKKIIVEQLGVDEAEVKNEASFVDDLGADSLDTVELVMALEEEFDTEIPDEEAEKITTVQAAIDYVNSAQ is encoded by the coding sequence ATGAGCAACATCGAAGAACGCGTAAAAAAAATCATTGTTGAACAACTAGGTGTAGACGAAGCAGAAGTGAAAAACGAAGCTTCTTTCGTTGACGATCTAGGTGCTGATTCTCTAGATACAGTAGAGCTAGTAATGGCTTTAGAAGAGGAATTCGACACTGAAATCCCTGATGAAGAAGCTGAAAAAATTACTACTGTTCAAGCTGCAATCGACTACGTAAACAGCGCACAGTAA
- the fabF gene encoding beta-ketoacyl-ACP synthase II: MSKRRVVVTGMGMLSPVGNTVESSWKALLAGQSGISNIEHYDATNFSTRFAGLVKDFNCEEYMPKKEARKMDLFIQYGIAAGIQAFNDSGLEVTEENATRIGVAVGSGIGGIGIIEEASHVLRDKGPRRMSPFFVPSTIVNMIAGHLSIMKGLRGPNIAISTACTTGLHNIGHAARMIAYGDADAMLAGGAEKASTPLAMSGFGAAKALSSRNDEPQLASRPWDKDRDGFVLGDGAGIMMVEEYEHAKARGAKIYCEIVGFGMSGDAYHMTSPSEDGSGGALAMEAAIRDAGITGDQIGYVNAHGTSTPAGDVAETLGIKRALGEDAAKKVLVSSTKSMTGHLLGAAGSVEAIITALTLVDQIVPPTINLDNPGEGCDLDYVPHKARKVENMEYALCNSFGFGGTNGSLIFKRI, encoded by the coding sequence GTGTCCAAGCGTCGTGTAGTTGTTACAGGCATGGGGATGTTGTCACCGGTAGGCAACACTGTTGAATCCTCTTGGAAAGCCCTTTTAGCTGGTCAAAGTGGTATCTCTAATATAGAGCACTATGACGCAACCAATTTTTCTACTCGCTTTGCAGGTTTAGTTAAAGACTTTAACTGTGAAGAGTACATGCCAAAGAAAGAAGCCCGCAAAATGGATTTATTTATCCAATATGGTATTGCTGCGGGTATTCAAGCCTTTAACGACTCTGGTCTTGAAGTGACAGAGGAAAACGCTACTCGCATTGGCGTTGCTGTTGGTTCAGGTATCGGTGGTATTGGTATCATCGAAGAAGCTTCACATGTACTTCGTGATAAAGGCCCACGCCGCATGAGCCCATTTTTTGTGCCTTCAACTATTGTTAACATGATTGCTGGCCATCTTTCTATCATGAAAGGTCTTCGTGGTCCGAATATCGCAATCTCAACCGCTTGTACCACTGGTTTGCATAATATAGGTCATGCTGCCCGTATGATTGCATACGGTGATGCTGACGCCATGTTAGCTGGTGGCGCCGAAAAAGCATCAACCCCATTAGCAATGAGTGGCTTTGGCGCTGCTAAAGCACTTTCTAGCCGTAATGATGAGCCTCAATTGGCGTCTCGTCCTTGGGATAAAGACCGTGACGGTTTTGTGCTAGGTGATGGTGCTGGCATCATGATGGTTGAAGAATACGAACATGCAAAAGCGCGTGGTGCTAAAATCTATTGTGAGATCGTTGGTTTTGGTATGAGTGGTGATGCGTATCACATGACTTCACCAAGCGAAGATGGCTCTGGTGGCGCACTGGCGATGGAAGCCGCAATTCGTGATGCTGGCATTACTGGCGATCAAATTGGTTATGTGAATGCACACGGTACTTCAACACCCGCTGGTGATGTTGCCGAAACACTAGGCATCAAACGTGCTTTAGGTGAAGACGCGGCTAAGAAAGTCTTGGTTTCTTCAACCAAGTCGATGACAGGGCACTTACTTGGTGCTGCAGGCTCAGTCGAAGCCATCATTACTGCATTGACTCTAGTGGATCAAATTGTGCCACCAACCATTAACTTGGATAACCCAGGGGAAGGTTGTGATTTGGATTACGTTCCGCACAAAGCTCGTAAAGTTGAGAATATGGAGTATGCGCTTTGTAACTCATTCGGTTTTGGTGGTACGAACGGTTCGTTAATCTTCAAGCGCATTTAG